CGGTCGAAGCCCATCTCGCGGAACTGCTCGCGAGTCTCCGCGAACTCGTCCTGACCGACCGAGAGATTGCCGCCGATGTAGGTGACCGGATCGAGTCCCGCCGCCTCGATGGCGTCGTGGAACCCCCGGCAGTCCTGCTCGGCGTGCCCGTAGAGCGAAGAGACGAGTACAGCCTCACCCCCGTGTGCCTGCGTGGCGTCGATGAACTCCTGCTGACTGGTCTGGACCCCGAGGTTGACGACTTCGAAGCCCGCCGCGTCCAGTGCCTGTTCGAGAATCGTGATACCGACGGCGTGTGCGTCGGACCCGATAACACCGAGGACGACTGTCGTTGACATCGCGTTCGTATCTCCAATTAACAATACTTAAAGATAATCATTGTTCATGATTAATTGGCCTTAAGGTCCTTTCAGGCCCCCTATGAGCCTTCTACACAAACCACATGATTTATTGGGAAGGTTTTTGTTACGCTCTCTCGACGGATGCGAACATGGCTGCGCTGGACGACGTGCGCGTTCTCGACTTGACGCAGGTGCTCGCTGGCCCGTACTGTACGATGTTGCTCGCAGACTTGGGCGCAGACGTAGTGAAGATAGAGCGCCCCGGCGGCGACCTCATTCGGCCCAATCCGCCGTTCGTCGGCGACGAGGACGCCTACGGGGGCTACTTCCAGAGCGTCAACCGGGGCAAGCGAAGTTTGGAGATGGACTTGACGGACGAAGAGGACCGTGAGGACTTCCTCGGTCTGGTCGAAGACGCTGACGTCGTCGTCGAGAACTTCCGCGCGGGCACGATGGAGAAGTTCGGTCTCGAATACGAGCGACTCCGCGAGCGGAACCCGCAACTCGTCTACGCCTCCATTCGTGGCTTCGGCGACCCCCGGACGGGAGAAACCAACCGACAGGGACAGCCGTCTTTCGACCTCATCGCCCAAGCCCTCGGCGGCGTGATGCAGATAACTGGTCAGGAGGACGGCCCGCCGACGAAGGTCGGGCCGGGCATCGGCGACCTGTTCACCGCTACGCTGAACGCCGTCGGAATTTTGGCCGCGCTCCACCACCGCGACCGGAGTCGGGAGGGTGACGAGAGCTGTGAAGATGGCGAAAGCGGAGAGGGTCAATACGTCGATACTGCGATGTACGATTCGATGATTTCGATGTGCGAGCGAACCATCTATCAGCACTCCTACACCGGCGAAGTGCCCGAGCGCCGGGGGAACTCCCACCCGACGCTGTTCCCCTACAACGCTTTCGAGGCCCGAGACGGCTACGTGGTGATTGCAGCTTTCGGGGACAACCACTGGAGCGCGCTCTGCGAAGCGATGGACCGACCGGACCTCGCCGCCGAGTTCCCAACTGCGGAGGACCGACTGAAAAATCGAAAGTCGCTCCGCGAGGAAATCGCCGACTGGACGAGTGAGCGAACTGCCGACGAACTCTGCAAATTACTCGAAGGCTCGGTTCCCAGCGCGCCCGTGCAGGACGCCAGCGACGTGTTCGCAGACCCGCACGTCCACGCTCGGGACATGCTCGTTGAAGTCGAACAACCGGGCACGGACGAGCAAGTCACGATTGCTGGCTCGCCAATCAAACTGAGCGAGACGCCGACGAAACCGGGCGAGCGCGCACCCCTGCTGGACGAGCATCGGGCGGAACTGCTCGGAGATCGGGCGGACCCCGCGGAAGCGAGCGACGACGACTGATGGACGACGGGACTAGCGACCGACCGCCGAACGATAAACTCTTTTTGTACCCGCTTCGACGTGCCACGTATGGACTGGCCGCACGACCCTGACGGCGAAGAAGGTAGCGAAGGCGGGCGTAAGTACGGCATGGCGATTCTCGCCAAGAAGGTAGACGAAGACGAGGACTTCCCGCTGGCGAAGTCCGACTTCGTGGACGAACACGCAGACGAACCGATTCGCATCAACTACAAGCGCGTCGTCAGCGTCGGCGATATCTTCGAACACGTCACCGAAGACGAGTACGAGGACATCGTCCACTTCCACAAGGCAGTCGGCAAAGGCATGCGCGCGGGGGGCTTCTGGGACTACCACCCGGTCGGGAGCGACCCCGAGAAGAAGAGCGCCTGAGGAACTGAATCGGTCGAATCAGTCGTCTAGCGGAAACTCGTCGTCTTTCTCTCTAACTGCGTCTTTCTCCGCGTCCTCCATTCGCTCTGCACCACCACCCGCGACAGCGTAGCGGTCGCGCTCGGGGTCCTCGCGCTCGACGCCCTCCTCGCCGAGCGTCCACGCCGACCCCGAATCGGTGTAGGTCTCCGCGCG
The sequence above is a segment of the Halorussus halophilus genome. Coding sequences within it:
- the glmS gene encoding methylaspartate mutase subunit S: MSTTVVLGVIGSDAHAVGITILEQALDAAGFEVVNLGVQTSQQEFIDATQAHGGEAVLVSSLYGHAEQDCRGFHDAIEAAGLDPVTYIGGNLSVGQDEFAETREQFREMGFDRVFDSETKPMEAIAALQADLNVTETDTERVTLTS
- the mct gene encoding succinyl-CoA:mesaconate CoA-transferase codes for the protein MAALDDVRVLDLTQVLAGPYCTMLLADLGADVVKIERPGGDLIRPNPPFVGDEDAYGGYFQSVNRGKRSLEMDLTDEEDREDFLGLVEDADVVVENFRAGTMEKFGLEYERLRERNPQLVYASIRGFGDPRTGETNRQGQPSFDLIAQALGGVMQITGQEDGPPTKVGPGIGDLFTATLNAVGILAALHHRDRSREGDESCEDGESGEGQYVDTAMYDSMISMCERTIYQHSYTGEVPERRGNSHPTLFPYNAFEARDGYVVIAAFGDNHWSALCEAMDRPDLAAEFPTAEDRLKNRKSLREEIADWTSERTADELCKLLEGSVPSAPVQDASDVFADPHVHARDMLVEVEQPGTDEQVTIAGSPIKLSETPTKPGERAPLLDEHRAELLGDRADPAEASDDD
- a CDS encoding DUF5785 family protein, with the translated sequence MDWPHDPDGEEGSEGGRKYGMAILAKKVDEDEDFPLAKSDFVDEHADEPIRINYKRVVSVGDIFEHVTEDEYEDIVHFHKAVGKGMRAGGFWDYHPVGSDPEKKSA